Proteins encoded within one genomic window of Hyalangium minutum:
- a CDS encoding YcaO-like family protein, with product MPAPRHVATSQVFQARLAEALGVTRVARITGLDRTGVEVACAVRPGGHVLQVCNGKGLTFESAALGALFETAELWSAEHVPSGQLTWSTRAELEARDGDAWSANALGSAGRGVDPRLWADSVRCAWRQAEELHTGRPVWVPAQGVYCPPAAEGELGPISVAWTSNGSGAHPDARRALLHALLEATERDQLARTLPGGWTEEAVLRRMLSPSGLDRGAPQTAALARTLWERGFGVYLFDVTPPSRNTGAVGLPVAAAVLVDQQQGPVPLTAGYACALGRDDALLRALLEAAQSRLTDIHGAREDVAAADHSAARDFATVCASVRPKRQPQDMPDFSRDSASPERGVRRVLNQLRRAGFTRAAAVSLEAPLPGLHVQRVVVPGMGISELL from the coding sequence GTGCCCGCTCCCCGACACGTCGCCACCTCACAGGTATTTCAAGCCCGGCTGGCCGAGGCCCTGGGTGTCACGCGTGTGGCCCGGATCACGGGACTGGACCGCACGGGGGTGGAAGTGGCTTGCGCCGTGCGCCCGGGCGGGCACGTGCTCCAGGTCTGCAACGGCAAGGGGCTCACCTTTGAGAGCGCCGCGCTGGGGGCACTCTTCGAGACGGCGGAGCTGTGGTCGGCGGAGCACGTCCCCTCCGGACAGCTGACCTGGAGCACTCGGGCCGAGCTGGAGGCCCGTGACGGAGACGCCTGGAGCGCCAACGCCCTGGGCTCTGCAGGGAGGGGGGTGGATCCCCGGCTGTGGGCGGACTCGGTGCGCTGTGCCTGGCGACAAGCCGAGGAGCTGCACACGGGACGTCCCGTGTGGGTCCCAGCCCAGGGCGTATATTGCCCGCCCGCGGCCGAGGGAGAGCTGGGCCCCATCAGCGTGGCCTGGACGAGCAACGGCTCCGGGGCACACCCCGATGCGAGGCGCGCACTGCTCCACGCCCTGCTGGAAGCGACGGAGCGGGATCAGCTCGCCCGTACCCTGCCGGGTGGCTGGACGGAGGAGGCGGTCCTGCGACGCATGCTGAGCCCCAGCGGACTCGATCGCGGGGCGCCCCAGACCGCGGCGCTGGCGCGAACACTGTGGGAGCGGGGGTTCGGTGTGTACCTCTTCGATGTCACGCCTCCTTCACGAAACACGGGAGCGGTGGGCTTGCCCGTGGCCGCGGCGGTGCTGGTGGACCAGCAACAAGGGCCCGTGCCACTCACCGCGGGGTACGCCTGCGCACTCGGGAGAGACGACGCGCTGCTGCGAGCCTTGCTGGAAGCGGCCCAATCCCGGCTCACGGACATTCACGGCGCGCGGGAGGATGTCGCCGCGGCGGACCACAGCGCCGCACGGGACTTTGCGACGGTCTGCGCATCGGTGCGCCCCAAGCGCCAGCCCCAGGACATGCCAGACTTCTCTCGAGACAGTGCATCCCCCGAGCGAGGGGTGCGCCGCGTGCTGAACCAGCTCCGGCGAGCGGGCTTTACGCGGGCTGCCGCCGTCTCGCTCGAAGCACCTCTCCCGGGCCTGCATGTCCAACGCGTGGTGGTGCCGGGCATGGGCATCTCGGAGCTCCTATGA
- a CDS encoding mannitol dehydrogenase family protein — MHTLDQAHLSSLPSTVIRSGYDRSKVRAGIAHIGVGGFHRAHEAIYTDRALARPGQEGWGICGINLLPQDAAMAAAMKKQNGLYTVSEMAPDGSHVSRVVECMVEYLYAPENPAAVLDKLSHPDIRIVSLTITEGGYLLDEHGAFNLKHPTVAHDLQHPSSPQGAFGYLVEALARRRKAGIKPFTVLSCDNLRHNGDQARRALVSFAKARDPELAAWIEREVAFPNGMVDRITPATDDAARKKLRELTQVDDSAPVICEDFIQWVLEDHFPNGRPAWDAVGVMFTQDVSPYEEAKIRLLNATHTMLSYPAFLSGLRRVDDALHDKLFFSYLRGFLDHDAGVWLKSLPGLEIPAYKDKLLERFGNRAVSDQLARLCSDGGSKIPGFLLPTVHAILDGGRPYHRVAFLLAAYDRYLQGKDEKGEAYPIHEPNARTQLEPVMKSTSPMTLLSLKEVVGSKLPAHPGFVELYLKLRKQLDEQGVVATLQSLDPARESPPIAQA, encoded by the coding sequence ATGCACACCCTTGATCAGGCGCACCTCTCGAGCCTGCCCTCCACCGTCATCCGCTCCGGCTATGACCGGAGCAAGGTGCGCGCCGGCATCGCCCACATCGGCGTGGGAGGCTTCCATCGTGCGCACGAGGCCATCTACACCGACCGCGCCCTCGCGCGGCCCGGCCAGGAGGGTTGGGGCATCTGCGGCATCAACCTGCTGCCCCAGGACGCCGCCATGGCCGCGGCCATGAAGAAGCAGAACGGCCTGTACACCGTGAGCGAGATGGCGCCGGACGGCTCGCACGTGTCGCGCGTCGTCGAGTGCATGGTGGAGTACCTCTACGCGCCGGAGAACCCGGCAGCGGTGCTCGACAAGCTCAGCCACCCGGACATCCGCATCGTGTCGCTGACCATCACCGAGGGCGGCTACCTGCTCGATGAGCACGGCGCCTTCAACCTGAAGCACCCCACCGTCGCGCACGACCTTCAGCATCCCAGCTCGCCCCAGGGCGCGTTCGGCTACCTCGTGGAGGCGCTGGCCCGGCGCCGCAAGGCGGGCATCAAGCCCTTCACGGTGCTGTCCTGCGACAACCTGCGCCACAACGGCGACCAGGCCCGGCGCGCGCTGGTGTCGTTCGCCAAGGCGCGTGACCCCGAGCTCGCCGCGTGGATCGAGCGCGAGGTGGCCTTCCCCAACGGCATGGTGGACCGCATCACTCCCGCCACGGACGACGCCGCCCGGAAGAAGCTGCGCGAGCTGACCCAGGTGGACGACAGCGCCCCGGTCATCTGCGAGGACTTCATCCAGTGGGTGCTCGAGGACCACTTCCCGAACGGCCGCCCCGCGTGGGACGCCGTGGGCGTCATGTTCACGCAGGACGTGTCGCCCTACGAGGAGGCGAAGATCCGCCTGCTCAACGCGACGCACACCATGCTCTCCTACCCCGCGTTCCTCTCGGGGCTGCGCAGGGTGGACGACGCGCTGCACGACAAGCTCTTCTTCAGCTACCTGCGCGGCTTCCTGGACCATGACGCGGGCGTGTGGCTCAAGTCCCTGCCCGGCCTGGAGATCCCCGCATATAAGGACAAGCTGCTCGAGCGCTTTGGCAACCGCGCCGTGAGCGATCAGCTCGCGCGCCTGTGCAGCGACGGAGGCTCGAAGATCCCTGGCTTCCTGCTGCCCACCGTGCACGCCATTCTCGACGGCGGCCGCCCCTACCACCGCGTCGCGTTCCTCCTCGCCGCCTATGACCGCTACCTCCAGGGCAAGGACGAGAAAGGCGAGGCGTACCCCATCCACGAGCCCAACGCGCGCACCCAGCTCGAGCCGGTGATGAAGAGCACCTCGCCCATGACGCTCCTGTCGCTCAAGGAAGTGGTTGGCTCGAAGCTTCCGGCGCACCCGGGTTTCGTGGAGCTGTACCTGAAGCTGCGCAAGCAGCTGGACGAGCAAGGCGTGGTGGCCACGCTCCAGTCGCTCGATCCGGCACGCGAGTCCCCGCCCATAGCCCAGGCCTGA
- a CDS encoding TfuA-like protein: MKRRPEDLVVFLGPSLPADEAHRLASCRVLPPARQGDVWRALALRPRAIALVDGLFEAQPSVWHHELLAAMDAGVAVFGGASMGALRAAELSAHGMVGVGQIFEWYRDGVLVDDSEVALLHVDAEFGYQPLTVPLVNVRHVAAQARAARVLKPKQAQALVTAAAGIFYQERSWPRLLEAVTPKWTAAARAGWEGWFSRGVEDLKRLDAQACIRAAAAFLGSGAPVHPPRGASRPSPSSLVRRRRLADDVSVISGQAVPSSQVLAALERAPDSVELAEAGLRRALLAGWARSMGLVPTEEEIQGAEAEWWRRHPIRPAAREAFLVACGLDGPGLRRLCEERALERLALSHAQRLLPDGPSWQEALASEARLQGRWVEEARTVAGSAIPRPVR; encoded by the coding sequence ATGAAACGCCGTCCCGAGGATCTCGTCGTCTTCCTGGGTCCGTCGCTGCCCGCGGACGAGGCGCACCGGCTGGCCTCCTGCCGCGTGCTGCCACCGGCTCGCCAGGGAGATGTGTGGCGGGCGCTCGCGCTGCGGCCCCGGGCCATCGCGCTGGTGGATGGACTGTTCGAGGCGCAGCCCTCCGTGTGGCACCACGAGCTGCTCGCCGCGATGGATGCAGGTGTGGCCGTCTTCGGCGGTGCGAGCATGGGAGCGCTGCGCGCTGCGGAGCTGTCCGCTCACGGCATGGTGGGCGTGGGACAGATCTTCGAGTGGTACCGGGACGGAGTGCTGGTGGATGACTCGGAGGTGGCGCTGCTGCACGTGGATGCGGAGTTTGGGTATCAGCCGCTCACCGTGCCGCTGGTCAATGTCCGTCACGTGGCTGCCCAGGCGCGAGCGGCGCGAGTCCTCAAGCCGAAGCAAGCCCAGGCACTGGTGACGGCGGCAGCGGGAATCTTCTACCAAGAGCGCAGCTGGCCTCGGCTCCTGGAGGCCGTGACTCCCAAGTGGACCGCGGCGGCACGAGCCGGTTGGGAAGGATGGTTCTCGCGAGGCGTGGAGGACCTCAAGCGCTTGGATGCGCAGGCCTGCATCCGTGCGGCGGCGGCATTCCTGGGGTCGGGAGCGCCTGTGCACCCGCCGCGAGGTGCCTCCCGGCCATCGCCCTCCTCGCTCGTGAGGCGCCGGAGGCTGGCCGATGACGTGTCTGTCATCTCAGGCCAAGCAGTGCCTTCTTCCCAGGTGTTGGCCGCGCTGGAGCGGGCGCCGGACAGCGTAGAGCTGGCCGAGGCGGGGCTGCGCCGGGCCTTACTGGCGGGATGGGCTCGCTCGATGGGGCTGGTTCCTACCGAGGAGGAGATACAGGGCGCGGAGGCAGAGTGGTGGCGGCGCCACCCGATCCGGCCTGCGGCGAGGGAAGCCTTCCTGGTGGCGTGCGGGCTGGACGGACCGGGCCTGCGGCGGCTGTGCGAGGAGCGCGCGCTGGAGCGGCTCGCGCTGTCCCACGCGCAGCGCCTGTTGCCGGATGGGCCCTCGTGGCAGGAGGCGCTGGCCTCCGAGGCCCGCCTCCAGGGCCGCTGGGTGGAGGAAGCACGCACCGTCGCGGGCTCAGCCATCCCCCGACCCGTGCGGTAA
- a CDS encoding carbohydrate ABC transporter permease, whose amino-acid sequence MSEAARESRRAGRLTASPAIFLLFVWMIVPLAMTVYFSTQNYLLLDPDTRGFAGLENYTYFLSSSSFLNSLLVTLMLVGSVLALTVGLGVLISVLVDTKFPGQGVVRMLLISPFFIMPTVSALIWKNLLMNPVSGLFAWMFQLVGLTPINWFSDWPLLSVIIIVTWEWLPFAILIFVTSLQSMDQEQKEAAQMDGATPLSIFRYLTLPHLARPIAVVVMVEAIFLLNIFAEIFTTTSGGPGDSTTNLPYLVFTQALLEFDVGTASAGGLVAVVLANVVAALLLRVFGKSLTQA is encoded by the coding sequence ATGAGTGAAGCCGCTCGCGAATCCCGGCGTGCCGGACGCCTCACGGCGTCGCCAGCCATCTTCCTGCTGTTCGTGTGGATGATCGTCCCGCTGGCGATGACGGTGTACTTCTCGACGCAGAACTACCTGCTGCTCGACCCGGACACCCGGGGCTTCGCGGGCCTGGAGAACTACACCTACTTCCTGTCCTCCTCGAGCTTCCTGAACAGCCTGCTCGTCACGCTGATGCTGGTGGGCAGCGTCCTGGCCCTCACCGTGGGGCTGGGCGTGCTCATCAGCGTGCTGGTGGACACGAAGTTCCCGGGCCAGGGCGTGGTGCGCATGCTGCTCATCTCACCGTTCTTCATCATGCCCACGGTGAGCGCGCTCATCTGGAAGAACCTGTTGATGAACCCGGTGTCCGGCCTGTTCGCGTGGATGTTCCAGCTGGTGGGGCTCACCCCCATCAACTGGTTCTCCGACTGGCCGCTGCTCTCCGTCATCATCATCGTCACCTGGGAGTGGCTGCCGTTCGCCATCCTCATCTTCGTCACGTCCCTGCAGTCCATGGACCAGGAGCAGAAGGAGGCGGCGCAGATGGACGGCGCCACGCCGCTGTCCATCTTCCGCTACCTCACGCTGCCGCACCTGGCGCGGCCCATCGCCGTGGTGGTGATGGTGGAGGCCATCTTCCTGCTCAACATCTTCGCGGAGATCTTCACCACCACCAGCGGCGGGCCGGGGGATTCGACGACCAACCTGCCCTACCTCGTCTTCACCCAGGCCCTGCTCGAGTTCGACGTGGGCACGGCGTCCGCGGGCGGCCTCGTGGCGGTGGTGCTCGCCAACGTGGTCGCCGCCCTCCTGCTGCGCGTGTTTGGCAAATCCCTCACCCAGGCCTAG
- a CDS encoding carbohydrate ABC transporter permease, producing the protein MPDLKKRRRTAETVRAIGAWLVALIIFFPIFWMVVTSFKTELGAFSMPPEFLFMPTLENYQEIMERNDYLHFAWNSLLTSGGATLVGMLVAVPAAYSFAFHPTRRTQGLLMWMLSTKMLPAVGVLVPIYLLARFTGLLDSRILLIVIFALANLPIMVWMIYTYFRDVPRDILEAARMDGATLFQEMSRVLLPVSRGGLASTALLSLILNWNEAFWSLNLTTTQAAPLSALVASFSSPEGLFWAKLSAISTLACAPIVILGWASQKQLVRGLTFGAVK; encoded by the coding sequence ATGCCCGACCTGAAGAAACGCCGGCGCACCGCCGAGACGGTGCGAGCGATTGGCGCCTGGCTCGTCGCTCTCATCATCTTCTTCCCCATCTTCTGGATGGTGGTCACCAGCTTCAAGACGGAGCTGGGCGCGTTCTCCATGCCGCCCGAGTTCCTCTTCATGCCCACGCTGGAGAACTACCAGGAGATCATGGAGCGCAACGACTACCTGCACTTCGCCTGGAACTCGCTGCTCACCAGTGGCGGCGCCACGCTGGTGGGAATGCTGGTGGCCGTGCCCGCGGCGTACTCCTTCGCCTTCCACCCCACGCGGCGCACCCAGGGCCTCCTCATGTGGATGCTGTCCACCAAGATGCTGCCCGCGGTGGGCGTGCTGGTGCCCATCTACCTGCTGGCGCGCTTCACGGGCCTGCTCGACTCGCGCATCCTGCTCATCGTCATCTTCGCGCTCGCCAACCTGCCCATCATGGTGTGGATGATCTACACCTACTTCCGGGACGTGCCGCGCGACATCCTCGAGGCGGCGCGCATGGACGGGGCCACGCTCTTCCAGGAGATGTCCCGGGTGCTGCTGCCGGTGAGCCGTGGAGGCCTGGCATCCACGGCGCTGCTGTCACTCATCCTCAACTGGAACGAGGCCTTCTGGTCGCTCAACCTCACCACCACCCAGGCCGCGCCGCTCAGCGCCCTGGTGGCGTCGTTCTCCAGCCCGGAGGGCTTGTTCTGGGCCAAGCTCTCCGCCATCTCCACGCTCGCGTGCGCGCCCATCGTCATCCTGGGCTGGGCCTCTCAGAAGCAGCTCGTCCGCGGTCTGACCTTCGGCGCCGTCAAGTAA
- a CDS encoding ABC transporter substrate-binding protein, whose product MKKLLAVPTALMGLGMLLGSGSALAATTLTIGTVNNGDMVRMQALSKTYSEQHPDVELRWVVLDENTLRQRLTTDISTGGGQFDVVTIGAYEAPMWGRKSWLMPLEKFSPTYEVDDLMPNVRRQLTVDNKLYALPFYSEGSITFYRTDLFAAKGLKMPEEPTWTQIRGFAEKLHDPSKNVYGICLRGKAGWGENMALLTTMVNAFGGRWFDEKWEPQLTSPEWSQTVNFYVDLLSKFGPPGPSSNGFNENLTLFNAGKCAMWVDASVAGAFITDKTQSQVPDKVGFVKAPREVTPKGSSWLWTWALAVPSSSKQQQAAFDFIQWATSKEYSTLVAKKYGISAMPPGTRLSTYANAEYMKSTPFAKVTQEAIQTANPDSPTLKPVPYTGLQFVTIPEFQAIGTLVGKSLSGVLAGTSKADAELKSLNEQVQRTMKRAGYPKK is encoded by the coding sequence ATGAAGAAGCTGCTCGCAGTCCCCACAGCCCTGATGGGTTTGGGCATGTTGCTCGGTTCAGGAAGTGCCCTGGCCGCCACCACGCTGACCATTGGCACCGTCAACAACGGCGACATGGTCCGCATGCAAGCGCTGTCAAAAACCTATTCCGAGCAGCACCCCGATGTGGAGCTGCGCTGGGTGGTGCTCGATGAGAACACGCTGCGCCAGCGGCTCACCACGGACATCTCCACCGGCGGTGGACAGTTCGACGTCGTCACCATCGGGGCCTACGAGGCGCCCATGTGGGGGCGCAAGAGCTGGCTCATGCCGCTCGAGAAGTTCTCGCCCACGTATGAGGTGGACGACCTCATGCCCAACGTGCGCCGGCAGCTCACCGTGGACAACAAGCTCTACGCGCTGCCCTTCTACTCCGAGGGCTCCATCACCTTCTACCGCACGGATCTCTTCGCGGCGAAGGGGCTGAAGATGCCCGAGGAGCCCACGTGGACGCAGATCCGCGGCTTCGCGGAGAAGCTGCATGACCCGTCCAAGAACGTGTACGGCATCTGCCTGCGCGGCAAGGCGGGCTGGGGCGAGAACATGGCGCTGCTCACCACCATGGTGAACGCCTTCGGCGGCCGCTGGTTCGACGAGAAGTGGGAGCCCCAGCTCACCTCGCCCGAGTGGAGCCAGACGGTGAACTTCTACGTGGACCTGCTGAGCAAGTTCGGCCCGCCGGGCCCGAGCAGCAACGGCTTCAACGAGAACCTCACGCTGTTCAACGCGGGCAAGTGCGCCATGTGGGTGGACGCCAGCGTGGCGGGCGCCTTCATCACCGACAAGACCCAGAGCCAGGTGCCGGACAAGGTGGGCTTCGTCAAGGCGCCGCGCGAGGTGACGCCCAAGGGTAGCTCCTGGCTGTGGACGTGGGCGCTCGCGGTGCCCTCCAGCTCCAAGCAGCAGCAGGCCGCCTTCGACTTCATCCAGTGGGCCACGTCCAAGGAGTACAGCACGCTGGTGGCCAAGAAGTACGGCATCTCCGCCATGCCCCCCGGCACGCGCCTGTCCACGTACGCCAACGCCGAGTACATGAAGAGCACGCCCTTCGCGAAGGTCACCCAGGAGGCCATCCAGACGGCCAACCCGGACTCGCCCACGCTCAAGCCCGTGCCGTACACCGGCCTGCAGTTCGTCACCATCCCCGAGTTCCAGGCCATCGGCACGCTCGTGGGCAAGAGCCTCTCCGGCGTGCTGGCGGGCACCTCCAAGGCGGACGCGGAGCTCAAGTCCCTCAACGAGCAGGTGCAGCGCACCATGAAGCGCGCGGGCTACCCCAAGAAGTAG
- a CDS encoding alpha/beta fold hydrolase: MIYGVKEPERLGTARLPDGRGLGWAQWGPEDGVPVLFFSGAAMGRSLGFGADILGKQRVRLIAVDRPGLGASDPFPERTLNDWVADIRHLAQALALPGFRIVGFSQGAPFALACAAAGLPEAVAVVSGQDDLHEPTLSPLLHPNVVGLLGTVAADPKGFEASFARMATVDMMWNLITGTSSSVDRAVYTAPAFEAALRRALGEGFSQGSTGYARDLTLAFGRWPFELSRIQVPVDLWYGEHDTSTVHSPDHAALLSRRIPTARRHLLPDAGGSLLWTHAEEILQALLSAGRR; this comes from the coding sequence ATGATCTATGGCGTCAAAGAACCCGAGCGCCTCGGAACAGCCCGGCTGCCCGATGGCAGGGGATTGGGATGGGCCCAGTGGGGTCCCGAGGACGGCGTCCCCGTCCTGTTCTTCTCCGGTGCGGCCATGGGGAGGAGCCTGGGCTTTGGTGCGGACATCCTCGGCAAGCAGCGGGTGCGGCTCATCGCGGTGGATCGTCCAGGCCTGGGAGCCTCCGATCCTTTTCCGGAGCGAACGCTGAACGACTGGGTGGCTGACATCCGGCACTTGGCCCAGGCTCTGGCGTTGCCGGGCTTCAGAATCGTGGGCTTCTCCCAAGGAGCGCCCTTCGCGCTGGCGTGCGCGGCAGCCGGTCTCCCGGAGGCCGTGGCGGTGGTGTCGGGGCAGGACGATCTCCATGAGCCCACCCTCTCGCCCCTGCTGCACCCCAATGTCGTGGGACTGCTGGGGACCGTCGCCGCGGATCCGAAGGGGTTCGAGGCCTCGTTCGCCCGAATGGCGACCGTGGACATGATGTGGAACCTGATCACGGGAACGAGCTCCAGCGTCGACCGTGCCGTGTACACCGCACCCGCCTTCGAGGCCGCCCTCAGACGGGCACTCGGGGAAGGCTTCTCCCAGGGATCCACGGGATACGCTCGGGACCTCACCCTGGCCTTCGGCCGCTGGCCGTTCGAGCTCTCCCGCATCCAGGTTCCCGTCGACCTCTGGTACGGCGAGCACGACACCAGCACCGTGCACTCGCCCGACCATGCGGCGCTGCTGTCCCGCCGCATCCCCACCGCGCGCAGGCATCTGCTCCCCGATGCCGGAGGCTCCCTGCTGTGGACCCATGCCGAGGAGATCCTTCAAGCGCTGCTGTCGGCAGGACGACGCTGA
- a CDS encoding ABC transporter ATP-binding protein, protein MAQLEIKSLTKSFGETHVIKGVDLRVEDRDFCVFLGPSGCGKSTLLRLIAGLEEASSGEILMDGKPITDLPPAKRNLAMVFQSYALYPHMNIRENMSFSMKLAKADPQLINEKVERAARILGLEPYLDRKPSALSGGQRQRVAIGRAIVREPRIFLFDEPLSNLDAALRVQMRLELARLHQDLKATMIYVTHDQVEAMTLANKVVIFSAGNIEQAGSPQELYRRPANRFVAGFLGMPQMAFLEGTRTDGSLTLANGSRLALPQGLPTVAEGTRLTVGVRPEHLALGPAGQGTVEGRVDMIERLGSDAYAYLSVPQLGRLTVRCPGDVGPIEGTTASAELRPERLHVFDANGVAIHHPTFN, encoded by the coding sequence ATGGCACAACTCGAAATCAAGTCCCTGACGAAGTCCTTCGGTGAGACCCACGTCATCAAGGGCGTGGACCTGCGCGTGGAGGACCGCGACTTCTGCGTGTTCCTGGGCCCCTCGGGCTGCGGCAAGTCCACGCTCCTGCGCCTCATCGCCGGCCTGGAGGAGGCCTCCTCGGGCGAAATCCTGATGGATGGCAAGCCCATCACGGACCTGCCTCCCGCCAAGCGCAACCTGGCCATGGTGTTCCAGTCCTACGCGCTCTACCCGCACATGAACATCCGCGAGAACATGTCGTTCTCGATGAAGCTGGCCAAGGCGGACCCCCAGCTCATCAACGAGAAGGTGGAGCGGGCCGCGCGCATCCTCGGGCTCGAGCCCTACCTGGATCGCAAGCCGAGCGCGCTGTCGGGCGGCCAGCGTCAGCGCGTCGCCATCGGGCGCGCCATCGTCCGCGAGCCGCGCATCTTCCTGTTCGACGAGCCCCTGTCCAACCTGGACGCGGCGCTGCGCGTGCAGATGCGCCTGGAGCTCGCCCGGCTGCACCAGGACCTCAAGGCGACGATGATCTACGTCACCCACGATCAGGTGGAGGCGATGACGCTCGCCAACAAGGTCGTCATCTTCAGCGCGGGCAACATCGAGCAGGCCGGCTCGCCGCAAGAGCTCTACCGCCGCCCTGCCAATCGCTTCGTGGCGGGCTTTCTCGGCATGCCGCAGATGGCCTTCCTGGAGGGCACCCGCACGGACGGCTCGCTCACGCTGGCCAACGGCAGCCGCCTGGCGCTGCCTCAGGGCCTCCCCACGGTCGCCGAGGGCACCCGCCTCACCGTGGGCGTGCGGCCCGAACACCTCGCGCTGGGTCCGGCAGGCCAGGGCACAGTGGAAGGCCGCGTGGACATGATCGAGCGGCTGGGCAGCGACGCCTACGCCTACCTCTCCGTGCCGCAGCTGGGACGGCTCACCGTGCGCTGTCCGGGCGATGTGGGGCCCATCGAGGGCACGACCGCTTCGGCCGAGCTGCGGCCCGAGCGCCTCCACGTCTTCGACGCCAACGGCGTCGCCATCCACCACCCTACCTTCAACTGA